Proteins from a single region of Pedobacter cryoconitis:
- a CDS encoding KTSC domain-containing protein — MKKIVDYRKLLGVQKDAELKELKTVYRNLMKEYHPDKFQESDEAKLAAETKSKEIIEAYHFLVSIAPETLAGSIEEYTSTITSCGIADYNWAGLVLTVHFLDGSGYEYFEVPKAIYVKLVNADSPGRFARRHIFNSFPYRNIVKLETA, encoded by the coding sequence ATGAAGAAGATTGTCGATTACAGAAAATTGTTAGGTGTTCAAAAAGATGCCGAGCTAAAAGAGCTTAAAACTGTTTACAGAAATTTAATGAAGGAATATCATCCTGATAAATTTCAGGAAAGTGATGAGGCTAAATTAGCTGCTGAAACAAAAAGTAAAGAAATTATTGAAGCCTATCATTTCCTGGTTAGCATTGCTCCTGAAACACTTGCTGGCTCAATTGAAGAATATACAAGTACAATCACTTCATGTGGTATTGCTGATTATAACTGGGCTGGCCTGGTACTTACAGTTCATTTCCTTGATGGAAGCGGATATGAGTATTTTGAAGTTCCAAAAGCAATTTATGTGAAATTGGTCAATGCAGATTCTCCAGGAAGATTTGCACGTCGCCATATCTTTAATTCTTTTCCTTACAGAAACATAGTAAAATTAGAAACAGCTTAA
- a CDS encoding TetR/AcrR family transcriptional regulator produces the protein MGIVERKMRHKEEIRTGILGAAWHMVVTDGWQSLSIRKIADAIEYSIPVIYNHFENKEAILLEFSKEGYQKLALALQEAKKSVALPADQLEVMAIAYWDFAFENKEYYQLMFGLGIPACEMVNQITEIKEMTSILVSTIREALIQNKNEEADYFLKYHGYWSILHGLVSIQMIENSGKTDAFKKMILKDAISGFCKSLAL, from the coding sequence ATGGGAATAGTGGAGCGCAAAATGCGTCATAAAGAAGAAATCCGTACTGGAATTCTGGGTGCCGCATGGCATATGGTAGTAACTGATGGCTGGCAATCACTTTCCATCCGGAAGATCGCTGATGCGATAGAATACAGTATTCCGGTGATCTACAATCATTTTGAAAATAAAGAAGCAATACTGCTTGAATTCTCCAAAGAAGGCTATCAGAAATTGGCTTTAGCCTTACAGGAAGCGAAAAAATCGGTGGCTTTACCAGCAGATCAGCTCGAAGTGATGGCAATTGCCTATTGGGATTTTGCTTTTGAAAACAAAGAGTACTATCAATTGATGTTTGGTCTGGGAATTCCAGCCTGTGAAATGGTCAATCAGATCACAGAAATCAAGGAAATGACTAGTATCCTGGTTTCTACTATACGGGAAGCTTTAATTCAGAACAAGAATGAAGAAGCTGATTATTTCCTGAAATATCATGGCTACTGGTCTATTCTGCATGGCCTTGTTTCTATACAAATGATTGAAAACAGTGGTAAAACTGATGCTTTTAAAAAGATGATTTTAAAGGATGCCATCAGCGGGTTCTGTAAATCCCTGGCACTATAA
- a CDS encoding alpha-ketoglutarate-dependent dioxygenase AlkB family protein — MQHLIDADHHNILPSHGEAVLFPDFFTTQESDTYFDHFKNDVSWIQEPALQFGKKRVQPRLTAFLGDEHAEYHAEGLTLKAQYWTVPLLSIKAKLEAKFETSFNECLLNYYRDGKDYMGWHRDNAHALGEYPVIVMVSFGATRIFQFRDYKEKVPVISLELDHGSALLVKKQTQEFWEQRSPKTTRALTPRINLTFRLVLKKGFSDHL; from the coding sequence ATGCAACATCTGATTGACGCAGATCACCACAATATCCTTCCATCACATGGAGAGGCAGTGTTATTCCCCGATTTCTTTACCACACAAGAAAGCGATACTTATTTTGACCACTTTAAGAATGATGTTTCCTGGATACAGGAACCTGCTCTTCAATTTGGTAAAAAGAGAGTACAACCCCGTTTGACTGCTTTTTTGGGAGATGAACATGCCGAATATCATGCTGAAGGCTTAACCCTGAAAGCCCAATACTGGACAGTGCCTTTGTTAAGTATCAAAGCGAAGCTTGAAGCTAAATTTGAGACTTCATTTAACGAATGTTTACTGAATTATTATCGGGACGGAAAAGATTACATGGGGTGGCACCGGGATAATGCACACGCATTAGGTGAATATCCTGTTATTGTTATGGTGAGTTTTGGAGCAACGAGAATTTTTCAGTTCAGAGATTATAAAGAAAAGGTGCCTGTGATTTCTTTAGAACTGGATCATGGCAGCGCTCTGCTTGTGAAAAAACAAACTCAGGAGTTTTGGGAACAACGTTCGCCAAAAACAACACGCGCTTTAACCCCAAGAATTAATTTAACTTTCAGATTGGTGCTGAAAAAGGGATTTTCTGATCATCTCTAA
- the tatA gene encoding twin-arginine translocase TatA/TatE family subunit, with translation MLQHPILAALGTPEILVILVVVLLLFGGKKIPELMKGLGQGVKEFKDGQKGNE, from the coding sequence ATGCTTCAGCACCCTATTTTAGCCGCATTGGGCACACCAGAAATCCTTGTTATCCTGGTCGTTGTATTACTCCTTTTTGGAGGTAAAAAAATTCCTGAACTAATGAAAGGCCTGGGCCAGGGCGTTAAAGAGTTTAAAGACGGTCAAAAAGGGAATGAATGA
- a CDS encoding DUF1016 N-terminal domain-containing protein — protein MSNYIEEIKLILSKARQKAYTAVNTAMVDAYWLIGKRIVEQEQHGEEKAVYGEAILKELSKALTFEFGKGFSYANLRNFRQFYLIYPENEICYTLCSNLTWSHDRLIMRIEN, from the coding sequence ATGAGTAATTACATAGAAGAAATCAAGTTAATCTTAAGTAAGGCAAGGCAGAAAGCTTATACAGCTGTAAATACAGCGATGGTTGATGCATATTGGCTAATAGGTAAACGTATTGTAGAACAAGAGCAACACGGAGAAGAAAAAGCAGTTTATGGAGAAGCGATATTGAAAGAACTTTCTAAGGCTTTGACTTTTGAATTTGGGAAAGGGTTTTCATATGCGAACCTTCGTAATTTCCGGCAATTTTATCTTATTTATCCTGAAAATGAGATTTGCTACACACTGTGTAGCAATTTGACATGGAGTCATGACAGGCTTATTATGAGGATTGAAAATTAG
- a CDS encoding response regulator transcription factor has product MSLDLDSYLCGSTNPEQQMFNIGLAEDDVKIASLVKTGLEEHNYNVTTIPDGIMALYTFQEEQFDLLILDVMMPGMNGIEVCRQIRQTNKEVPILMLTALGSIDDKVLGLNSGADDYLVKPFHFKELLARIEAMLRRQQTVQSQLKHTLSFEDILMDTYSKTVQRAGKDITLTAKEFTLLELFLKNPNRLLSRQYIAENAWDISFDTGTNVIDVYVNFLRNKIEKGFDKKIIHTKIGMGYIMK; this is encoded by the coding sequence ATGAGTTTGGATTTAGATAGTTACCTTTGTGGCTCAACAAACCCTGAGCAGCAAATGTTTAATATCGGATTAGCAGAAGATGATGTAAAAATAGCCAGCCTGGTTAAGACCGGACTGGAAGAACATAATTATAATGTCACTACTATCCCTGATGGCATAATGGCCCTTTATACCTTTCAGGAAGAGCAATTCGATCTGTTGATCCTCGATGTCATGATGCCCGGAATGAACGGGATTGAAGTTTGCCGTCAGATCAGACAAACCAATAAAGAAGTTCCGATCCTGATGTTAACTGCATTAGGTTCCATTGATGATAAAGTACTGGGACTCAATTCCGGTGCGGATGATTACCTGGTCAAACCTTTCCACTTCAAAGAATTACTGGCCCGTATTGAGGCGATGCTCAGAAGACAGCAAACCGTACAAAGCCAGCTTAAACACACCCTTAGTTTTGAAGATATCCTGATGGATACCTATTCCAAAACTGTTCAGCGTGCAGGTAAAGACATTACACTTACCGCAAAAGAATTCACGCTGCTTGAACTCTTCCTTAAAAACCCAAACCGTCTTTTATCCAGACAGTACATTGCAGAAAATGCCTGGGATATCAGTTTTGATACCGGCACCAATGTGATTGATGTTTATGTAAACTTCCTGCGCAATAAGATCGAAAAAGGATTTGACAAGAAAATAATCCATACGAAAATTGGTATGGGCTATATCATGAAGTAA
- a CDS encoding TolC family protein: MTSNFLKYQLLIFGFALLGFSENAAAQATDTLKISLPKAEKLFIQNNYQLIAQNYQTDQARAEIITAKLFDNPELNVETQLYNSKTKRFFETSKTNGEYQASISQLVKLAGKRNKNIQLAKSGVKLAEYQYFDLMRTLRFNLRSNFYKTYFAQQSAKLYQQQIGSLQKLLSASEQQLKMGNLAMKDIIRIKSLVYSLQTEYNNLENSIEDMETDLKLMTNLKPDANLELVMDPSEEQAYQLDKAVYTNLLDSARTNRADLKMTQTGIDYAQKALSVQKANAVPDVQFSLTYDLQGSYPNNYTGLGMHIPLPLFNRNQGEIKKAKIAIDAGKNQLNQQESALQNEVFNSYKSALRTEGLYKGFDKSFSSDFDKLIGEVIKNFKSRNLSLLEFMDFYDSYKESTLQMNDLKYQRMNAKEEINYVTGTTIFK; encoded by the coding sequence ATGACCTCTAACTTCCTGAAATATCAACTGTTAATCTTCGGCTTCGCTCTGCTAGGCTTCTCCGAAAATGCAGCAGCTCAGGCAACTGACACGCTCAAAATCAGTCTGCCCAAAGCAGAAAAGCTATTTATACAGAACAATTATCAATTAATTGCCCAAAACTATCAGACAGATCAGGCCAGGGCAGAAATCATTACTGCCAAACTTTTTGATAATCCTGAATTAAATGTAGAAACCCAGTTATATAACTCTAAAACTAAAAGGTTCTTCGAGACTTCTAAAACAAACGGAGAATATCAGGCCTCTATTTCTCAGCTGGTTAAACTCGCAGGAAAAAGAAATAAAAATATTCAGCTCGCTAAATCAGGTGTAAAATTAGCAGAATACCAATATTTCGATCTGATGCGCACTTTAAGATTTAACCTGCGCTCTAACTTCTATAAAACTTATTTCGCACAACAATCTGCAAAGCTTTATCAACAACAAATAGGCTCTTTGCAAAAACTGCTTTCTGCTTCAGAACAGCAATTGAAAATGGGAAATCTGGCGATGAAAGATATTATCAGGATCAAATCGCTGGTATACAGCCTGCAAACAGAGTACAATAACCTGGAAAACAGTATTGAGGATATGGAAACAGACCTTAAACTGATGACCAACCTTAAACCAGATGCAAATCTTGAACTGGTTATGGATCCTTCAGAAGAACAAGCTTATCAATTAGATAAAGCAGTTTATACCAACCTGCTGGATTCAGCCCGTACTAACCGTGCGGATTTGAAAATGACACAAACCGGAATTGATTACGCACAAAAAGCACTCAGCGTACAAAAAGCGAATGCCGTACCTGATGTACAATTTTCTTTAACCTACGATTTGCAAGGAAGTTATCCGAATAATTATACCGGACTAGGCATGCATATCCCACTGCCTTTATTTAACAGAAACCAGGGAGAGATTAAAAAAGCGAAAATTGCTATTGATGCTGGAAAAAACCAATTGAACCAGCAAGAATCTGCCTTACAAAATGAAGTCTTCAACAGCTATAAATCAGCTTTAAGAACAGAGGGCCTGTATAAAGGTTTCGATAAAAGCTTTAGCAGTGACTTTGATAAACTGATCGGCGAAGTGATTAAGAACTTCAAAAGCAGAAACCTGAGCCTGCTGGAGTTTATGGACTTCTATGACTCCTACAAAGAAAGCACGCTGCAAATGAATGACCTGAAATACCAGCGAATGAATGCCAAGGAAGAAATCAATTATGTAACCGGTACTACAATTTTCAAATAA
- a CDS encoding YhcG family protein has protein sequence MKIRDARTYYLNEASAQGWSVRTLERNINTFYYQRLLSSDNKPGKLGKSQQLKQSPEDFIKDPFIFEFLNIQQSTAVNESEIEAALIENLQQFLLELGKGFTFAGRQFRIGTETEHFYVDLVFYNYLLKCFVLIDLKTCKLTHQHVGQMDMYRRMFEDLKKPEGDNPTIGIILCTEKSETVVKYSVINDNPRLFATKYMRYLPTEEELIAEVEREKVKLNLFNSDKEVD, from the coding sequence TTGAAAATTAGGGATGCAAGAACTTATTATTTAAATGAAGCGTCAGCGCAAGGTTGGAGTGTTCGTACTCTTGAACGCAATATTAATACATTCTATTATCAAAGACTTTTGTCGTCGGATAATAAGCCTGGGAAATTAGGAAAAAGCCAACAGTTAAAACAAAGTCCGGAAGATTTTATTAAGGATCCATTTATCTTTGAGTTTTTAAATATTCAACAGTCAACTGCTGTCAATGAGTCAGAAATTGAAGCTGCTTTAATTGAAAATCTTCAGCAATTTTTATTGGAATTAGGAAAAGGCTTTACTTTTGCTGGACGACAATTTAGGATTGGTACAGAAACCGAACATTTTTATGTTGACCTGGTTTTTTATAATTATCTGCTGAAGTGTTTTGTTTTGATTGATTTGAAAACTTGTAAACTTACGCACCAGCACGTTGGTCAAATGGATATGTATCGTCGTATGTTTGAGGATTTAAAGAAGCCAGAAGGCGATAATCCAACAATTGGTATCATTCTTTGCACGGAAAAAAGTGAGACGGTGGTTAAATATTCAGTAATTAATGATAACCCGCGGCTTTTTGCAACCAAGTATATGAGGTATCTCCCTACAGAAGAAGAGCTGATTGCAGAAGTTGAGCGTGAAAAAGTAAAATTAAATCTGTTTAACAGTGACAAAGAAGTGGATTAA
- a CDS encoding sensor histidine kinase, which produces MKIKDRLALYFTLISTITLLCVLSVTYFTFKKVMESEFFDRLTDRTMVTAKLYLEADEISDEALNKVRTQYLEKLNGEVIRIYNERNSAAFIGDDQQFWSSQTIDKVRELGKLRFKEGERQVVGIFYKDNQGDFVILASAIDQGTTLRIHKLLKVMIGVFIIIFLGLLLSGRWIAKRILSPLDVFIDQVKLIKSNNLHFRVEEGTNKDEITLLAQNFNNLMEHLEHSFILQKTFVANASHELRTPVTRMIIGAEIALSKERQKQDYEKALHSVLEDAEKLENIITALFNLAQADLEYSSSLAEQIRMDELIWQLQAEWNKHKGPNKLLVEMTNLPMTDDAPLIITANPTLLQIALDNIISNAFKFSDDQQVSCNLDISPAGMTVTISDHGVGIPEAKLKEIFKPFYSSSHKVEHAGNGMGLYMAHKIITLFNGKITVTSSNAIGTTFRIEFHSF; this is translated from the coding sequence ATGAAAATCAAAGACCGCCTGGCTTTATATTTCACGCTGATCAGTACAATTACACTGTTATGTGTATTATCAGTTACCTATTTCACCTTCAAAAAAGTGATGGAGTCTGAGTTTTTTGACCGCCTGACTGACCGGACTATGGTTACGGCCAAACTCTACCTCGAAGCAGATGAAATTTCGGATGAAGCTTTAAATAAAGTAAGGACACAATATCTGGAAAAGCTGAACGGAGAAGTTATCCGCATTTACAATGAGCGCAACAGTGCCGCTTTTATTGGCGATGACCAGCAATTCTGGAGCAGCCAGACTATTGATAAGGTAAGAGAATTAGGAAAGTTACGTTTCAAAGAAGGAGAAAGACAGGTAGTCGGAATTTTCTATAAAGACAATCAGGGTGATTTTGTGATCCTCGCCTCTGCGATAGATCAAGGTACAACGCTAAGAATCCATAAATTATTGAAAGTGATGATTGGTGTATTCATCATCATCTTTCTTGGCCTGCTGCTTTCTGGCAGATGGATCGCTAAAAGAATATTATCTCCGCTTGATGTATTCATTGACCAGGTCAAATTAATCAAGTCGAATAATCTTCATTTCAGAGTAGAAGAAGGAACGAATAAAGACGAAATTACTTTACTCGCACAGAATTTCAATAACCTGATGGAGCATCTGGAACACTCTTTTATTTTGCAGAAGACATTTGTTGCCAACGCTTCTCATGAACTGCGGACACCAGTTACCAGGATGATTATCGGAGCTGAAATTGCACTTTCCAAAGAACGCCAGAAACAAGATTATGAAAAAGCACTTCACTCGGTACTGGAAGATGCGGAAAAATTAGAAAATATAATTACTGCGCTTTTTAATCTCGCACAAGCTGATCTCGAATATAGTTCTTCACTCGCTGAGCAGATCCGTATGGATGAACTGATCTGGCAGTTGCAGGCAGAATGGAACAAGCATAAAGGCCCAAACAAACTGCTGGTAGAAATGACAAATCTGCCGATGACAGACGATGCCCCGTTAATCATTACTGCAAATCCTACTTTACTACAAATCGCCCTGGACAATATCATCAGCAATGCTTTTAAATTTTCAGATGACCAGCAAGTAAGCTGCAATCTGGATATTTCTCCTGCTGGAATGACTGTAACCATCAGTGACCATGGCGTAGGCATACCTGAAGCTAAATTGAAGGAAATCTTCAAACCATTTTACAGTTCTTCACATAAAGTAGAACATGCGGGTAATGGCATGGGCTTATATATGGCACATAAAATCATTACGCTGTTTAACGGAAAAATCACAGTAACGTCATCTAATGCTATCGGCACTACTTTCCGCATTGAATTTCATTCATTTTAA